In one window of Lewinella sp. 4G2 DNA:
- a CDS encoding YqaE/Pmp3 family membrane protein produces MRILTLVLLVTAFFTTSPEAAAFVVVNPETTTQSDASQEEMLAAAAAYKESLKAMSPRERRQLKRSQKRQMKQVLQDQKDGKTDLDDGDILLIILAILLPPLAVFLHQGEINTKFWISLVLSLLFFLPGVIYALLVITGNAKK; encoded by the coding sequence ATGCGTATTTTGACCTTAGTCTTATTAGTCACCGCCTTTTTTACGACCAGCCCGGAAGCCGCTGCTTTCGTCGTCGTTAACCCCGAAACCACCACTCAGAGTGATGCATCCCAGGAAGAGATGCTCGCCGCCGCGGCAGCCTACAAGGAATCCCTCAAGGCGATGTCTCCCCGCGAACGCCGCCAACTCAAGCGCTCCCAAAAGCGCCAGATGAAGCAGGTGTTGCAGGACCAGAAGGACGGCAAGACCGACCTGGACGACGGTGACATCCTCCTCATCATCCTGGCTATTCTGTTACCACCACTCGCGGTCTTCCTACACCAGGGCGAAATCAACACCAAGTTTTGGATCAGCCTCGTGCTCTCCCTACTCTTCTTTCTGCCGGGAGTTATCTACGCCTTGCTGGTGATTACGGGGAACGCCAAGAAGTAA
- a CDS encoding DMT family transporter produces the protein MNSSSTSLEAAAKVAARNRRIGVLLMLAGAILFSCKAIVIKLAYQFEIASISLLGLRMAFSLPLFLLIGYFRRERSSTNGPLSLGDATVILLLGVFGYYAASYTDFLGLQYLSAGMERLILFVYPTMVLVLQRIIFKVPIKPIQWLATVLCYVGIILAFSASDFSIGNQFGLGAALVFLSAFLYSFYVIGSGRLAPRLGTVRFTSLALIGASVAVLLHVYLTGNTLFGYPTQLYYYGITLAIFCTVIPSYLVTEGVRRIGANDAAILGAIGPVATIVLEYFILDESLNLTQGAGAALVILGVIIIGRSKGR, from the coding sequence ATGAATAGCAGTTCCACGAGTCTTGAAGCGGCGGCTAAGGTAGCCGCCCGCAATCGCCGTATCGGGGTGCTACTAATGCTAGCCGGGGCGATCCTCTTCAGTTGCAAGGCCATCGTCATCAAGCTGGCCTACCAGTTTGAGATCGCCAGCATCAGTCTGCTCGGGCTGCGGATGGCCTTTTCTCTACCCCTTTTTCTGCTGATTGGTTACTTCCGGAGGGAACGCTCGTCCACCAACGGTCCCCTTTCTCTGGGGGATGCAACTGTCATTCTGCTACTGGGCGTCTTTGGCTACTACGCCGCCAGCTACACGGACTTCCTCGGCTTGCAGTACCTCAGCGCTGGGATGGAACGGTTGATCCTTTTCGTCTATCCAACCATGGTGCTGGTCCTGCAGCGGATCATCTTTAAGGTGCCGATCAAACCCATCCAGTGGTTGGCCACTGTGCTTTGCTACGTTGGGATTATTCTCGCGTTTAGCGCTTCGGATTTCAGCATCGGAAATCAGTTCGGGTTGGGGGCAGCCCTGGTTTTTCTGAGTGCCTTTCTCTACAGCTTTTACGTGATTGGTTCTGGCCGCCTTGCGCCACGATTGGGAACGGTCCGGTTTACCAGTCTCGCACTCATTGGCGCCAGTGTAGCCGTTTTATTGCACGTTTACCTTACGGGAAATACGCTCTTTGGCTATCCCACGCAGTTGTACTACTACGGCATTACGCTGGCCATCTTTTGTACCGTCATCCCTAGCTATCTGGTGACGGAAGGCGTCCGACGTATTGGTGCCAATGATGCGGCGATCCTGGGTGCGATTGGGCCGGTGGCGACCATTGTGCTGGAGTACTTTATTCTGGACGAGTCCCTCAACCTGACCCAGGGGGCCGGGGCGGCGCTCGTCATTCTTGGCGTCATCATCATTGGTCGATCGAAGGGTCGTTGA
- a CDS encoding DUF2752 domain-containing protein, which translates to MITPAKFIHGLWLIALLLTPIVLWVLPVDFFNDTGVVTCPSVMLFDLECWGCGLTRAVMHFHHWEFGEALFYNFAVVFFYPFLVWLWQKWVRAEFRYFELLRGKMA; encoded by the coding sequence ATGATCACGCCGGCAAAATTCATCCATGGTCTGTGGCTTATTGCGCTCCTGCTCACCCCAATTGTCCTGTGGGTGCTGCCCGTGGATTTCTTCAACGACACCGGTGTTGTTACCTGCCCTTCCGTCATGTTATTCGACCTGGAATGTTGGGGCTGTGGCCTCACCCGAGCGGTGATGCACTTCCACCACTGGGAATTCGGGGAGGCGTTGTTCTACAATTTCGCCGTGGTCTTTTTCTACCCCTTTCTGGTTTGGCTCTGGCAAAAATGGGTCAGGGCGGAGTTCAGGTATTTTGAGCTGCTACGCGGAAAGATGGCTTAG
- the lpxB gene encoding lipid-A-disaccharide synthase — translation MKYYIIAGEPSGDLHGSNLVKALRQLDPDAEMRGWGGDLMEAAGVTLAKHYRELAFMGIVEVVKNLRTILGNEKFCRQDISQFAPDRLILIDYSGFNLRIAKWAKPAGFDISYYISPQVWAWRSHRVKTIKKTVDRMLVILPFEEAWYAERGVKATFVGHPLLDTVAEKEGETSTTGTDFSDCIAILPGSRTQEITTGLPLMLAAAARHPEHRYVIAAAPGQELQFYEELIKSGGAPPRLEVIKGATYSLLAKAKAAIVTSGTATLETALFGVPQVVCYKGNAVSYAIAKRLVGKRIKYISLVNLVMDAPIVPELVQDDFTVDRVAEELKKITAGPERDRQLRNLEQLRTKLGSGGAATKAARLIHQGG, via the coding sequence ATGAAATACTACATCATTGCCGGTGAGCCTTCGGGTGATTTGCACGGGTCGAATCTGGTAAAAGCTCTTCGCCAATTGGATCCCGACGCCGAGATGCGGGGGTGGGGTGGTGACCTCATGGAAGCGGCGGGCGTTACGTTAGCTAAACACTACCGGGAGCTGGCCTTTATGGGCATCGTGGAAGTAGTGAAAAATTTGCGCACGATTCTTGGGAACGAAAAATTTTGCCGCCAGGACATCTCGCAATTCGCGCCCGATCGCCTCATTCTGATCGATTACTCCGGTTTCAATCTCCGCATCGCGAAGTGGGCCAAACCCGCGGGATTTGATATCTCCTACTACATCAGCCCGCAAGTCTGGGCCTGGCGCTCCCACCGGGTGAAGACAATCAAAAAGACCGTGGACCGGATGCTCGTCATCCTTCCCTTCGAGGAAGCCTGGTACGCGGAGCGAGGGGTGAAGGCCACCTTCGTCGGCCACCCACTGCTGGATACGGTGGCTGAAAAGGAAGGGGAGACCTCAACTACCGGCACAGACTTCAGTGATTGTATCGCGATCCTCCCGGGCTCAAGAACCCAAGAGATCACGACCGGCCTCCCACTGATGTTAGCCGCCGCGGCCCGGCACCCGGAACACCGATATGTGATTGCAGCCGCCCCCGGCCAGGAGTTGCAGTTCTACGAAGAGTTGATAAAAAGCGGGGGTGCCCCGCCCCGACTCGAGGTCATTAAAGGTGCCACCTATTCTTTGCTGGCGAAAGCCAAAGCCGCCATCGTCACCAGTGGGACGGCCACGTTGGAAACCGCCCTTTTTGGCGTACCTCAAGTCGTCTGCTACAAGGGTAACGCCGTTAGCTACGCCATCGCGAAACGCTTAGTGGGTAAACGTATCAAATACATTAGCCTGGTGAATCTGGTGATGGATGCGCCCATCGTGCCAGAACTGGTGCAGGATGACTTTACCGTGGACCGGGTAGCGGAAGAATTAAAAAAAATAACTGCCGGCCCCGAGCGGGACCGGCAGTTGCGGAACTTGGAACAGTTACGGACCAAGTTGGGGTCCGGCGGGGCCGCCACGAAGGCCGCCCGCCTGATCCATCAGGGAGGCTGA